DNA sequence from the Rattus rattus isolate New Zealand chromosome 2, Rrattus_CSIRO_v1, whole genome shotgun sequence genome:
TCCTCAAGTGCACTCTTAGGGGAAATTGTCTGTTTACCATCTTATGCCTATGCAGGATTGGGCTTGCATATGATTAACAGCAGGTGCATTGTAGAAAGGGATCCATGCAGCAGAAAACTTAGTATCACTGGAGTATAGCCTATCAGTTAACAGTATATACTGCTTTTgcggaagacctgggtttggctaCATCTGGtaacttacaaccatctgtaactccaactccaaagaATCTGATGCTCCCTCTTTAGGTCTGttcgtgcacatacacacacacacacacacacacacacacacacacacacacacacacacacactcagaatgtttaaaataaagaattaaatgatTATATGACCTAATTTATCGTTTATAACAGAtgaaacactgtagctgtcttcagacacacttgaagaggacatcggatctcattccagacggttgtgagccactgtgtggctactgggatttgaactcaggacctctggaagagcagtcagtgctcttaaccattgagtcatctctccacccccagagAAACTCTTTCACTATGGTACTTCTTCTGTTGAACCATGTAAAAGGGAAGCCCAAACAGTAAATAGGACACTTGAGTACTGTCTTCACTTCATGGCCACTGTCGATCTTGATAATCCCTGTCCCTTATGTGagcccttcttttctttgtttttattttctttgttttattttatttgttgttttgtttgctcattttttgagataggatctgttttcatttgcttgtttgagacagggattctctgtgtaaaCCTAGGTGAcccggaactcactctgaggtcaggctggccacaaacttagagatctgcctgcctctgcctcctgagtgctgggatcaaaggtgtgcaccaccatccctGGCTTTATTTTGAATTCTTGGGAACCTGAAACCCCCCCCACCGCAGACACTGACCATGTGATAACACTACTCTAACCCAGGAATTCTCAGTGAGACAAAAGTGTCAGAACTGCTCCCCTTGGAAGTGGAAGCTCAGCCCTTGGGAAGTGGAGCCTGGAGAATTAAGAGATGCTGCTGGGCTGCCTGTGGGTCCCAGCGTCAGCTGGAAGCTATCAGATGGGGTAATAAGTCATCAGAAAGCAGGTCAGGGCTGGAGTGTAGTTCAGTAGCGAAATCGTTTCCTGGCGTGTACAGGTACGAAAACAAACTGCAGAACAAAAACCTTACCTTACGGGGAAGGCCCAGGGAGTAAGTGTTCAATCCCCACTTACCACCCCATAACCCTAGAAGAAAGATGCTCAAGctctttactttgttttgttttgtttttttggggggttgtttgtttttgtttttgtttttgctttttggttgttgttattgttcattttgtttggttctttgttttctgagtcagggtctcattatgtaactctgtctggcctggaactagattcgtagcccagactggttttgaactcccagagatcctcctgtctctgcctcctgattgctgggattaaaggatgcaCCACCGCAcctgactccttttttttttttttttattttttaatgtatcagTGCTTTGCCTGCCACAAATGTGCCTGGGGcctataaaggccagaagagggcgtaggatcacctggaactggaattacagattacagacagttgtgagctggcaTGTTAGatgttaggaaccaaacccaggtcctctgaaagaacagtcagtgttcttaactgctgaaccatctttccagcccctcctttTTTAGAGCTGGGTTCCAGGAACGGTAGACTACAGcacacaacaacaaaatgtgCGCATATTATTTACTcttttcattggttttttttttttttttttgaagcagtgtctcattatgtagtcctgcTTGCTATCTGGAACTCCAGAATTAGACTACACTGACCTTACACTCCCCCTGACACTGCTAGAtgcacagagaatccctgtcttggcaaaaccagaacaacaacaacaacaataacaataacaacaacaacaattgcaggggctggagagatggctcagtggttaagagcactggctactttttcagaggtcccgagttcaactcccagcaaccacatggtggttcacaaccatctgaacaagattcaatgccctcttctggtgtgtatgaagacagccacagtgtacttatacacataaaatataaaaaataaatctttaaaataatttaaaaagaaaattgcaaaacCAAAACTTTGCCATTACAACTCCAAGATCATCCATTGGCAGTCAAATGGCCAGAAAATGGGACCTGCTCCTAATGTGAGCATGGAGAAACTTAGGCTCAGGGGAAAGTCCAGAGAATAAGACATTCTAGAGCAGATAAACTGAagttagctgggtgtggtggtgtatgtctgGAATCACAGAACTTTAGAGTTTATAGCAGGAAAGTTTCACACTCAATCTTAGCTCCAACGCTGAGAATTGATAGCATGAAAACCTCAAACTTCAGTCCAGCCTGAACTACAGTttaaaaccttatctcaaaaaacacaaggcagggccagagagatggctgagaggttaagagcactggctgctcttccagaacctggttcaattcccaggacccacatggcagctcgcaactgtctgtaaccccagttctagaggatctgttactctccctcacacagacatgaatgcagacaaaacaccaatgtccataaaataaaataaaataaaataaaataaaataaaataaaaatgaggataCTTTGAGGAtactttcagggctggagagatgactaggCAGTTAACTGTTAACTGACTGTTAActgagcactgactgtttttgcagaggatctggacTTTGTTCTAGGCACGCACATTGGGCATTTCACAACGACCTGTAATTACACTTCCAGTGAATTCAACTCCTCGTCTGGcctctgtatgcatgtggtgcacatatagaCAGCAGGTAAACTTGCAAccacaggaatttttttttaaagatttattcatttattatatataagtacactgtagttgtcctcagacacaccagaagagggcatcggatcctttacagatggttgtgagcctcatgtggttgctggaattgaactcaggacctctgaagagtagtcgggtgctcttaactgctgagccatctctccagctcttccagaacctggttcaattcccagctggagaaataaggggctggagaaatggcttagtaatTAAGGCtttttcctgctcttgcagaggactggagtttagttcccagcacccatgttgaggGTTGGCTCACatttgcctataactccagttctgagggatctgatacccttctCTAGTCTTTGAGTGgatctgaatacacacacacacacacacacacacacacacacacacacacacacacacttttgcttttctgagataGTGTTTTTCTAtttagtcttggctgtcctgccTGGccctaaaagtaaaattttaagaaaacaacagGGTTGTAGCTATAGCCcagctggtagagtgctggcctagcgtgcacaaagctctgggtttcatCTGGGTAGCACATACCTGGAATCCCAGGAATCTGAGGTGGAGGCTCAGGCTTCAGCATCTCAAGGTCAtccctcagctacacagtaagtaaattccaggccagcctggcctacttgAGACCAAGGGCTGAGAGTGAAGCTTAGTGGTACAGCACTTGTTTAGCAcgcatgaggtcctgggtttgaaatTTAGATCCAtccaggtagtggtggtggtttcctttaatcctagccctctgGATGAAGAGACAGGTAATCAggtaatctctgagttcaaggccagcctaggctacatagagtAACTCTGTCTTGGGGGGGGGAGGACagggaaccaaaaaaaaaaaaaaaaaaaccctcaatttGTTTGTCTCCAAAATCTTTGGTTCTTAACAGCCGGGATGGTATACACCCAGCAGGCTAATcctctaaatttaaaatatgggtagggttggggatttagctcagtggtagagcgcttgcctagcaaatgcaaggccctgggttcggtccccagctctgaaaaatagaaaaaaaaaaaaaacatatgggTAAACTGATGCCTAAGAGTTCCTCAACTGACGACAATCATACAACCCCAAAGCTGCTGATTGTTGCCCAGGGCCTCAGCCCTCCCAGTCACCCTCATCTCTGTGGGAAGCTGAGCACAGAGGTTGAGAAATTTcctgtgagttgtgtgtgtacTCACTCTCAGACCACAGGGGCTGTCAGGAAGCCTAGCATCCTGGCCATCTCCTCCCCCCACCGAGTTATCAGCCTTTGGTACAAGCAGAATACACTCCCACCCTAAGCCTCCACCATCTTGTCCTCATAAATTGGGAGGGCTCAGCCACTGTGCTGATGTCAAAAGGTGACATCAGGACACAGTGGGTAGCAGTGGAGAAAATGCAACATGCTCCTAAGTTCTCAGGCAAGACTCCTCCATCTGCGGTACGGTTCTCCGGAAACACATAAGCGTAGGAGAGATAAACAGAAATGGCAAGCAAGCAAGATACACGATAGGCCTAGAAGATAGAAATCACAAttggtggcacaggcctataatcccagcacttgggaggtggacgcaggatgtcctcattttcctaattgttgctgtgataaaggaCAGGCCAGAAGCAACTTGGTccccacatgcattcacatacaaacatatacaccatgtaaacacacacaagcctaccaccaccaccgcacacacacacacgcacacaaacagattcacacaagtgcacacacacatgcacatacactgcaaacacacatatacaaacctACCActacagaggcacacacatgcacagagagatggatgcgcacatgcacatatacatgcaaacatacatatacaacaagCAAGCCCaccaccacacagacatacatacacaaccatgcaaacacacatatagaagccTACCATTCccccacacagatgcacatacacacaaccatgcAAATGTACATATTCAagctcaccaccaccacacatgcatattcacagaTTCACAATTATATTCACACCCAggtaaaaacacaaatacaatcccaccacacacattcacacacaatgCCAGCAAGATAGCAAGAGAAAGGTATTTGCCACCAGCTTTGCAAACTGAAGTTCtatccctgagacccacacagtagaaggagaaaactgactcctgaaagttgttctctaaaCTCCACAAGTGTGCCACAGCATTCagataccaacacacacacacacacacacacacacacaataaataaataaataaataaataaataaataaataaacaaacaaacactttttaaaaagaaatttaaattcgGTCACAGGGTGGCTCCTGAGGGGCACCTGACAAGATTATAATTGATAAAATAAGAGCCTAGATCTCAGGGACGCAGGATAGGTGTCTTTACTGTAAAtagtggggtttgttttgttttaaattatgtgtatttaccaaacaattaaaacaataagaccaaaaaaaaacaaaaaacaaaaacaaaaacaaaaaaacaagcaaacaaaaaccctcagaTGTAActggcacccacctttaatctcagaattcaggaggcagaggtaagcaaacttgtgagttcaaggtcagcctggtctatatgatgagtttcaggacagccagaattaCATAGTAAAAaactgtctaaaaaaataaaaaataaaaaagtgtgtgtctatgtgcatgagtgttggTGTGAGGTCagaattgaacctcttccaggacctcttgaatgagactcacgaAGACAGTGATCAGTGCAATAGTAAGAGGAGTTTAATTCTAGCATGCCGGGGTCCTCCTACTtcaaggggagacaaccctgagcagactctgacagggagttatataccttgcaaacaattggggcagaactCAAACaattggtaactaggcagggtattaTTGATGGAGCGAAGTGACGTCTAAGCTGACTCACGATCAGTGGACAGGTCTGGACTTTCCAGGGGAATGGCGGGGAGTCAAGAGGAGGtcggttgggagtcacaggtagctttgtttgACACTTTGGTTTGTAGTTGCTCTGAGAACTAActactccctggaagggaggggtctttgtgcttggagatgacagtttggtttgcagttgctctgggaactgaactaacTCTACTCCTACTgaaagggaggggtctttgtgcttggaaGTTTGTGGTGgaactttcccactggccttagattggtCCTCAACTCTGGCTCTTTTATTGGTATCAACAGAGAGGACAGGCATCTGAgcccctaaagctggagttacaggtgaggtgagtttcctgatgccagtgctaggaactgaagagTAGAGTACTTTTAGTCAATAAGCCTAAAGTCAACCCTGCTTTTCTtcaaatcttccttccttccttccttccttccttccttccttccttccttccttccttccttccttcctcgctgtctctctgtctctctgtctctctctctctctctctctctctctctctctctctctctctctctctctctcccctttctactttgattcttcctttctttttcttggagggAAGACGGAttcaagaaaatgtttctctgaatagccctggctgtcctggactaggctgaccttgaactcacagagatctgcctacttttgcttcccaagtgctggaattaagggtgtGTACCATTACCATCCTGTTTTaggttttgggattttttttttcttgagacatggtctcatgtgaCCCCAAAAGGCCTCCATTTCactgtaaccaaggatgaccttgaatttttgatccttCGGCCGATATCTTCCCAAGTgttaagattacaggcatgcagatTTTACGTTGTGCTTCAGATCAAACTTCATGCATTCaagacaagtactctaccaactgaactacccCCTCAGCTCCCAAAGAAAAGTAATAGTCACTGCGATGGTGccccatgcttttaatcccagcactcggacaAAGAGGCAAGcaaatttctgagttccaggccagcctggtctacagagtgagttccagggcagccagggctacacagagaagtcctgtctcaaaaaaacaaacaaaaagctttttttcccccctagagacaaggttttactgtgtagccttagctgacCTGCAGTTTGCTATACAGACCTGAtggatcttgaactcacagagatccacctacctctgtttCTGGAGGGCTGAGGTTAAAGGGGCTGTGCTGCCATATGGCGTGCAGTTATTGGATGCCATACAGAGCCTACCTGTGGAGGTGAAAAAAATGAGTTTTGGGAgtcacctctctccttccactgtggattctggggactgaactcgggcCATCAGGCTTATTCGACAAGCTCTTTACCACTTAACATCTTGCCATCCCTGAACACATTCCTATATAAGAGTTTGTTTCTAGGTTGGCAACTTGCACAGCAAATGTTCTGGAACTTCTGACTGTCAGCTAGCCAGACTCTACAGTCAGCCTCCTCTTCAGGTTCCCAGGAGTCTGCCTCAAAACCAAAGAGGAATGTGGAAAATATGGTAAGATGGGCAAATGTGATATTTGAATTCCCAAGTGCCCCTGCCAATGAATCCGGATAGGTATTTTTAGAATTGGAGTTGAATTGGCAGTTAAAGCCGTTCTCATCTTGCAATGAGGAATTTCGTTAGATGGGGTGGTAAAGGCATGTTTTTATTCACGTGGATAGAATCGGGCTATTGGGTTTGACAGACTAAGTTTTACTTCAGGAAGGAGAGACATCTGCCAGTGAGCCTTCCATGAACTACAGACTAAGAAtgaggctgggcagtggtggtacagacctttaatccccagcactggggaggcagaatgtggcggatctctgagtttgaggccaatctgatctacagagggagctccaggacagtcagggctactcAGAGACCCCTTctcttgaaaggaaaaaagaggaggggaggggggaaggcagggatggagggagggaagagacatcagtgttgttgtttttgaaacagtatcttgggctagagagaaggctcagtggttaagagcgctgactgctcttccagaggtcctgagttcaattcccagcagccacatggtggctcacaaccatctgtagatcagatgcctttttctggtgtgtctgaagacagctacagtgtactcataaataaaataaatctttaaaaaaagaaagagtatcaTACACAAGCTACTCTAGTAactgaagataaccttgaacttctgaccctccttaccctcctgcctcttcctcctgggagctGGAATCATAGGCAGGTAATGTAGCTGTTCATGTGgtgtagagagatggctcagtgttgagACTActtagtgctcttgcagagggcttaGATTTAGTTCCCAGCGTCCGTGATAAAGATCTCACCActctctgtaatttcagttcaaatgggatctaatgccctctgctggtcccAGCGTGCACCTGCAGGCATGTGATTCCCATAAACTcaaaccacatgcacacattcatatacgttttaaaaatgtaatacttaattttcattttctgtgtctatgtgtcttaCCTGCATATATGGATGGGTACTGGATGCAAGCCTGgcccagaggaagccaggagagggtgaCAGAGACCCAGAAACTAGAGTTAAAGATAATCAATCATGTGGGTGATGGAAACTTAACaaaggttctctgtaagagccaCAACTACTTACTACTTAAAGGCtgagtgcgctctctctctctctctctctctctctctctctctctctctctctctctctctctctctctctgcagtctaaatttttttttttggaactggggaccgaacccagggccttgcacttgctaggcaagcgctctaccactgagctaaatccccaacccctaaatttttaaagaatcttaGAAACTAAGAGTTcagagccaggcatagtggtacatgtctttaatcctagcatccagaagcagaggcaagaagacccTCATGAGTTCTTTGCCAGGCTGTCTACATaatgagtgccaggacagccagggctacacagaggaggaggaggaggaggaggaggaggaggaggaggaggaggaggaagaagagcactAAGATAAGAAGAAATTCAATGGCATCTTAGGCTACATAATAAATTGAAGGTTACCCTTCattacacaaacaaaaaaataaataaataaaatttaaaaacaggccCAGGTTTCATAGGGCATTGCCCAAATCCCAGCCATcaagaggctgaaacaggaagataagaaaatagaggggttggggatttagctcagtggtagagcgcttgcctaggaagctcaaggccctgggttcggtccccagctccgaaaaaaagaaaaaggggggaaaaaaagaaagaaagaaaatagaggttatcctcagctactttgagattttttttcaagccagcctaatctacagaaaactcttctcagaaacaaaagtgggggctgggggtggactTGAGTGACAATGTAGTTTAGTGGTGGCATATCTCTAGCCTTTGAGTGGCTCCAATAACAGTTCTCACAGTGCAAACAAGTCACTAGCagtcacaataaaaataaaccaacagcAAACCTTTGCCGTCTTATGCTCTGAATATCTTGGAAGAAAGCTCCCTTCCTCTGAGCAGCAAATCCCTGCACACTCTGTGAACCAGTTGGTTCCTGAGGCAGTAGATGAAGGGGTTCAGCAGGGGAGACACCGTGGTGTTGAAGAAAGCTATTCCTTTGTTGAGGTCCAGCCTCCCTGTCTGCGTGGGGTTCAGGTACATGATGATGCAGCTCCCATAGGTGAGAGACACCACCAAGATGTGGGAAGAACAGGTGGAGAAGGCCTTGCTGCGACCCCCAGGTGTAGGCAGGCGCAGGATGGTGCTGATGATGCAGCCATAGGATAAGGTTGTGATCAATGTGGCAGTGAGCAGGGTGCAGACAGCCACCAGGAAGGCCACCAGCTGCAGAAGCCTGGTGTCTGCGCACACCAGCTCCAGCAAAGGGGAGCTGTCACAGAAGAAGTGGTTGAGGACACGTGGGccacagaaagggagagacaacATCCAGGCAAACAGCCCAGGCAGGGCCAGGAGACTGGCTGCCCAGCAGGCCAGCACCAGGGCAGAGCACACGCTGGGAGTCATGAGTGCTGGGTAGCGCAGAGGCCAGCAGATGGCCAGAAAGCGGTCAGTGGACATCACTGCCAGCAGCAGGGTCTCCACTGCGCCCAGGGTGAAGTAGAGTATCATCTGCGCGAAGCAACGGTGACGGGAGATGGCCCCGCGCGCCGCCAGCAGGTGTGCCAGCATCTGTGGGGACACGGTGGAGGTGAAACCCACCTCCAGCAGCGAGAAGTGGCGCAGGAAGAAGTACATCGGGGTGTGCAGGCGGCGGTCCGCCAAGGTGAGAGCGATGATG
Encoded proteins:
- the LOC116894555 gene encoding olfactory receptor 49-like — protein: MEFPAPIPTANRTSVLEFLLLGVTEKRGLQLLLFGVLLVTYTLTLLGNLLIIALTLADRRLHTPMYFFLRHFSLLEVGFTSTVSPQMLAHLLAARGAISRHRCFAQMILYFTLGAVETLLLAVMSTDRFLAICWPLRYPALMTPSVCSALVLACWAASLLALPGLFAWMLSLPFCGPRVLNHFFCDSSPLLELVCADTRLLQLVAFLVAVCTLLTATLITTLSYGCIISTILRLPTPGGRSKAFSTCSSHILVVSLTYGSCIIMYLNPTQTGRLDLNKGIAFFNTTVSPLLNPFIYCLRNQLVHRVCRDLLLRGRELSSKIFRA